A section of the Aneurinibacillus migulanus genome encodes:
- a CDS encoding DUF2621 family protein — MKWQDDSNQLLDELMKPLPVFVRPMAKKSIKNKVEQVAQEAGAEEVNTEHVVRGYIIAAPDKERAVTALEANRIDLAPYADLLK; from the coding sequence ATGAAATGGCAAGATGATTCAAATCAGCTTCTTGACGAACTTATGAAACCATTGCCGGTATTCGTTCGCCCAATGGCGAAGAAATCCATTAAAAATAAAGTAGAGCAGGTCGCTCAAGAAGCCGGCGCTGAAGAAGTAAACACCGAACACGTTGTACGTGGATACATCATAGCAGCTCCTGATAAAGAACGGGCAGTTACTGCGCTGGAGGCAAATCGGATTGATCTTGCCCCCTATGCTGATTTACTAAAATAA